The following proteins come from a genomic window of Aequorivita marisscotiae:
- a CDS encoding ATP-binding protein: MINKRLLIKNLLAHNDESSFYDKKRKIDLGTKEGKAKFLKHICALSNSNPANNSFIVIGVEDETNEIRGVDFFDDSKIQNLVNAYLTHAPLIIYENVAFPNLPSDKVVGLVTIRPNGKITSLRKNIWKYWGGSIFLRDGSISMPKDFDIEIKDVNSEIVRAIENAAKNNIQLTLDGVMDFVTHRHKDLENHYKVFKEQFVVCWAGNPKKLKDKTYYSRVDIELINEQVRLFYSALDEVSIEFTDDYFKTVEYVHLGLNEQFKYYPLEEVTISFYENGSYNIDSQLIFDPPKFNKKTLYHIYNANNAVLEKLKKKIPLNASEVKDLRNLPSTYLICYLNNFEEAKDKLQEAKEFLREYDEEAYQLSKESLRILRKVSYN; this comes from the coding sequence ATGATCAATAAAAGACTTCTTATCAAAAACCTGCTCGCCCATAATGACGAAAGCAGTTTCTATGATAAAAAGCGAAAAATTGATCTCGGCACTAAAGAAGGAAAAGCAAAATTCTTAAAACATATTTGTGCACTAAGTAATAGCAATCCGGCAAATAACTCGTTTATCGTAATTGGCGTTGAAGATGAAACCAACGAAATAAGGGGCGTAGATTTTTTTGACGATAGTAAAATTCAAAATTTGGTGAACGCTTATCTTACCCACGCACCATTGATTATTTATGAAAATGTGGCTTTTCCCAATTTGCCTTCAGATAAAGTTGTTGGGTTGGTTACTATTAGACCGAATGGCAAAATAACCTCCTTGCGCAAAAACATTTGGAAGTATTGGGGCGGGTCTATCTTTCTTCGCGATGGCAGTATTTCCATGCCAAAAGATTTCGATATTGAAATAAAGGATGTAAATTCTGAAATCGTGCGAGCTATTGAAAACGCTGCAAAAAACAATATTCAACTTACCCTGGACGGCGTAATGGATTTTGTAACGCACCGGCATAAAGATTTGGAAAACCATTACAAGGTTTTTAAGGAACAATTTGTGGTATGTTGGGCAGGAAATCCGAAGAAACTAAAGGACAAAACTTATTATTCGCGTGTAGATATAGAACTTATTAACGAACAAGTTAGACTGTTTTATTCGGCTTTAGATGAAGTGAGTATTGAATTTACCGATGATTATTTTAAAACAGTAGAATACGTACACTTAGGTCTGAATGAACAATTTAAATATTATCCGTTAGAAGAAGTTACCATCAGTTTTTATGAAAACGGCTCCTATAATATAGATTCCCAGTTAATATTTGACCCGCCAAAATTCAACAAAAAAACGCTGTATCATATTTATAATGCGAACAACGCGGTGCTTGAAAAACTGAAAAAGAAAATTCCACTAAATGCTTCCGAAGTAAAAGATTTGCGAAATCTTCCGTCAACATATTTAATCTGCTATTTAAACAATTTTGAAGAGGCCAAAGACAAGTTGCAGGAGGCCAAGGAATTTTTAAGAGAATACGATGAGGAAGCCTATCAACTTTCAAAGGAATCATTGCGGATTTTACGGAAGGTGAGTTATAATTGA
- a CDS encoding metallophosphoesterase family protein, which produces MKTVVIGDIHGGFRALKQLIERANLPSDTKYIFVGDYVDGWSQSAEVISYLIDFSQKYDCIFLRGNHDELLLNYLRTGDDNPMWLSQGGQSSVNSYSELSKTKKNIHLRFLENLQNYYIDSENRLFLHAGFTNQHGPQNEYYPNMVYWDRTLWEMVCAMDSSISENDDKYPKRLKLFKEIFIGHTPTIRVGYDKPANFANVWNVDTGAAFRGKLSMLDVDSKEIWQSEPVFKLYPNEFGRN; this is translated from the coding sequence ATGAAAACGGTTGTCATAGGAGACATACACGGAGGTTTTAGAGCCTTAAAACAATTAATAGAGCGCGCCAATCTTCCCTCCGACACAAAATATATTTTTGTGGGCGATTACGTGGACGGTTGGAGTCAATCTGCCGAAGTTATTTCGTACCTAATAGACTTTTCGCAAAAGTACGATTGTATTTTTCTTCGCGGAAACCACGATGAGTTGCTTTTAAATTATTTGCGTACAGGTGATGACAATCCAATGTGGCTCAGCCAAGGAGGCCAAAGTAGCGTTAACAGTTATTCAGAATTGTCTAAAACAAAGAAGAATATCCATCTTCGGTTTTTAGAAAATCTTCAAAATTATTATATCGATTCTGAAAACCGTCTTTTCTTGCACGCCGGATTTACCAATCAGCACGGGCCTCAAAACGAGTATTATCCAAATATGGTTTATTGGGACCGGACTCTTTGGGAAATGGTCTGCGCAATGGATTCGTCTATTTCCGAAAACGATGATAAATACCCAAAGCGATTAAAACTTTTTAAGGAAATTTTTATTGGTCATACACCCACCATTCGCGTAGGATATGACAAACCCGCTAATTTCGCCAATGTTTGGAATGTAGATACGGGTGCCGCTTTTAGAGGAAAACTCTCAATGCTCGATGTAGATTCTAAAGAAATTTGGCAGAGCGAGCCGGTATTTAAGTTATATCCCAATGAATTTGGCAGGAATTAA
- a CDS encoding acyl-ACP desaturase: MALKNIRLEVMRTLEKEVDSYINQYLIPVEEIWQPTDLLPDFQGENYMEEVTQIREEAKELGYDFWIVLVGDMVTEEALPTYESWLMDMEGVDQHGRNSWSKWIRQWTGEENRHGDTLNKYLYLSGRVNMREVEITTQHLINDGFEVGTGRDPYRNFIYTSFQELATNISHNRVGKIAKKKGNKSLAKMCNLIAGDEMRHHLAYRHFVKTIFEYDASEMMIAFQDMMQKKIIMPAQNLRQSGGKMASAFDDFSNAAQRLGVYTTFDYIDILEKLNAHWEISKISNLTDEAEKARDYLLKLPSRMLRIAERIKIPEDANRFKWVEPNGVV; encoded by the coding sequence ATGGCACTTAAAAACATACGACTTGAAGTAATGCGAACTCTTGAAAAAGAAGTTGATAGCTATATAAACCAATACCTTATTCCTGTTGAGGAAATTTGGCAACCTACCGATTTACTTCCTGATTTTCAAGGAGAAAATTATATGGAAGAGGTAACCCAAATACGTGAAGAAGCTAAAGAGCTGGGGTACGATTTCTGGATTGTATTGGTAGGCGATATGGTCACGGAAGAAGCTTTACCTACCTACGAAAGTTGGTTGATGGACATGGAAGGGGTGGACCAGCACGGCCGAAATAGTTGGAGTAAATGGATTCGGCAATGGACCGGCGAAGAAAATCGTCACGGCGACACCTTGAACAAATACTTGTATTTATCTGGAAGGGTGAATATGAGAGAAGTTGAAATAACCACTCAACACTTAATCAACGACGGTTTTGAAGTAGGAACAGGTCGCGATCCCTACAGAAATTTTATTTATACCAGTTTTCAGGAGCTTGCCACCAATATTTCGCACAATCGTGTGGGCAAAATAGCGAAAAAGAAAGGAAACAAGTCGTTGGCAAAAATGTGCAATCTAATTGCCGGTGACGAAATGCGCCACCATTTGGCGTATCGTCATTTTGTAAAAACTATTTTTGAATACGATGCCAGCGAAATGATGATTGCTTTCCAAGATATGATGCAGAAAAAAATTATTATGCCCGCACAGAACCTTCGTCAAAGTGGCGGCAAAATGGCATCGGCTTTTGATGATTTCAGTAACGCAGCCCAACGTTTGGGTGTTTACACTACTTTTGATTATATTGATATTCTCGAAAAATTAAATGCCCATTGGGAAATTTCAAAAATTAGTAATCTTACTGATGAAGCTGAGAAAGCGCGTGACTATCTGTTGAAACTACCATCGAGAATGTTACGCATTGCTGAAAGAATTAAAATTCCAGAAGATGCAAATCGATTTAAATGGGTTGAGCCGAATGGGGTGGTGTAA
- the amaB gene encoding L-piperidine-6-carboxylate dehydrogenase, whose amino-acid sequence MQATTTSFGIEEALEQLGIKDTNLGTSTGNNWFSNGEEITSYSPVDGNVIAKVTATSKDDYEKVMTAATSAFKDWRVKPAPQRGEIVRQFGEELRRLKEPLGKLVSYEMGKSYQEGLGEVQEMIDICDFAVGLSRQLHGLTMHSERPGHRMYEQYHPLGVVGVISAFNFPVAVWAWNTALAWVCGDVCVWKPSEKTPLTGVACQKIAAKVFADNNLSEGISCLINGDYKVGELMTNDKRVPLVSATGSIRMGKIVAQAVAARLGKSLLELGGNNAIIVTPDADIKMTVIGAVFGAVGTAGQRCTSTRRLIIHESIYDQVKDAVVAAYNQLRIGNPLDENNHVGPLIDKDAVKNYQNALDKVVEEGGKIIVEGGVLEGEGYESGCYVKPAIAEAENSYEIVQHETFAPVLYMMKYSGDVENALELQNGVVQGLSSAIMTNNLREAEHFLSVQGSDCGIANVNIGTSGAEIGGAFGGEKETGGGRESGSDAWKIYMRRQTNTINYTTELPLAQGIKFDL is encoded by the coding sequence ATGCAAGCAACAACCACTAGCTTCGGGATTGAAGAAGCATTGGAACAATTAGGAATTAAAGATACAAATCTAGGAACCTCTACAGGAAATAATTGGTTTTCAAATGGGGAGGAAATAACTTCATATTCACCCGTAGATGGCAATGTAATTGCAAAAGTAACTGCTACCTCAAAAGACGATTATGAAAAAGTAATGACGGCGGCTACTTCAGCTTTTAAAGATTGGAGAGTAAAACCTGCACCGCAAAGAGGCGAAATTGTTCGTCAATTTGGTGAAGAGTTAAGAAGATTAAAAGAACCGTTAGGAAAACTAGTTTCTTATGAAATGGGAAAAAGTTACCAAGAAGGTTTGGGTGAAGTACAAGAGATGATTGATATTTGCGATTTTGCAGTTGGTCTTTCTCGTCAGCTTCACGGCTTAACTATGCACAGTGAACGTCCGGGACACAGAATGTACGAACAGTATCACCCACTTGGAGTGGTAGGAGTTATTTCTGCCTTTAACTTCCCAGTTGCGGTTTGGGCTTGGAACACAGCATTGGCTTGGGTTTGTGGCGACGTTTGTGTTTGGAAACCTTCAGAAAAAACACCTCTAACAGGCGTAGCTTGTCAAAAAATTGCAGCTAAAGTTTTTGCCGATAATAATTTGTCAGAAGGAATTTCTTGCCTGATTAACGGCGACTATAAAGTTGGCGAATTAATGACCAACGACAAGCGCGTACCTTTAGTTTCGGCAACGGGTTCTATTAGAATGGGTAAGATTGTAGCGCAAGCTGTTGCAGCGCGTTTGGGAAAATCGCTTCTTGAACTGGGCGGAAACAATGCAATAATCGTAACGCCAGATGCAGATATTAAAATGACCGTTATTGGAGCCGTGTTCGGTGCTGTTGGTACTGCAGGACAACGTTGTACATCTACTAGAAGATTGATTATTCACGAAAGCATTTACGATCAGGTTAAAGATGCTGTTGTTGCAGCTTATAACCAACTTCGAATTGGAAATCCTTTAGATGAAAACAATCACGTGGGGCCACTTATTGATAAAGATGCTGTTAAAAATTACCAGAATGCTCTTGATAAAGTGGTAGAAGAAGGTGGTAAGATTATAGTTGAAGGTGGCGTTCTGGAAGGTGAAGGATATGAAAGCGGATGCTACGTAAAACCAGCAATTGCCGAAGCAGAAAACAGTTATGAAATAGTACAACACGAAACATTTGCACCTGTATTGTATATGATGAAATACAGCGGAGATGTTGAAAACGCTCTAGAATTGCAGAATGGAGTTGTACAAGGGCTATCTTCTGCGATTATGACTAACAATTTACGCGAAGCAGAACATTTCTTATCTGTTCAAGGATCAGATTGTGGAATTGCAAACGTAAATATTGGAACCAGCGGTGCCGAAATTGGCGGTGCATTTGGTGGCGAAAAAGAAACCGGTGGCGGACGCGAAAGTGGAAGTGATGCTTGGAAAATTTATATGCGTAGACAAACCAATACAATAAACTACACTACTGAGCTACCGTTAGCGCAGGGAATTAAGTTTGATTTGTAA
- a CDS encoding 3-hydroxyanthranilate 3,4-dioxygenase — translation MTIKKPFNLTKWVKENRDLLKPPVGNKNLYVESDDYIVMVVAGPNARKDYHYNETEELFYQLEGNIQVAIQENGEKKVMELGPGDMYLHPAKVPHSPSRSAGSIGLVIERKRTDLEGKDGLLWFCDNCNNKLYEVYFPLNNIETDFLKHFKHFFGSEELRTCDKCGTVMEVDKRFIQD, via the coding sequence ATGACTATTAAAAAACCTTTCAACTTAACTAAGTGGGTAAAAGAAAATCGCGATCTACTTAAACCACCCGTTGGCAATAAGAATTTATACGTAGAATCTGATGATTACATCGTAATGGTCGTCGCCGGCCCCAATGCCAGAAAAGATTATCACTACAACGAAACTGAAGAACTTTTTTACCAACTTGAAGGAAATATTCAAGTTGCAATTCAGGAAAACGGTGAGAAAAAAGTAATGGAACTCGGTCCCGGCGATATGTATCTACATCCCGCAAAAGTGCCACATTCTCCTAGTAGAAGTGCCGGTTCAATTGGTTTGGTAATTGAAAGAAAACGTACCGATTTAGAAGGAAAAGATGGATTGCTTTGGTTTTGCGACAATTGTAACAATAAATTATACGAAGTTTACTTTCCCTTAAATAATATTGAAACAGATTTTTTGAAGCATTTTAAACATTTCTTCGGAAGCGAAGAACTTCGCACTTGCGACAAATGCGGAACGGTGATGGAAGTCGATAAACGTTTTATACAAGATTAA
- a CDS encoding CAP domain-containing protein, with amino-acid sequence MNLLKSNLLALALTCLVFTSCSKEDTVEVEAAKYDIDLALAQKNDAIMSSEILRLVNDHRTSIGLTALKLDSQYASAFAVDHTDYMIDKGQINHDNFGYRSEGIKFHDNAKVVGENVAYGYNTAEDVVNAWLKSPGHKAIIEGNYTHTGFGVMKCPKGRTYFTQLFYRK; translated from the coding sequence ATGAACCTACTCAAAAGCAACCTACTTGCATTAGCATTAACATGCCTCGTTTTCACTTCTTGCTCAAAAGAAGATACTGTTGAAGTTGAAGCCGCTAAATACGATATAGATTTAGCTCTGGCTCAAAAAAATGACGCCATTATGTCGTCTGAAATTTTAAGGTTAGTAAATGACCATCGTACCTCTATTGGGCTTACAGCACTTAAGTTAGATAGCCAATATGCCTCGGCATTTGCTGTAGATCATACAGATTATATGATTGATAAAGGACAAATAAATCACGATAATTTTGGATACCGTTCTGAAGGTATAAAATTCCACGATAACGCAAAAGTGGTTGGCGAAAATGTAGCTTACGGCTACAATACTGCCGAAGATGTAGTAAACGCTTGGCTGAAAAGTCCTGGACATAAAGCTATTATTGAAGGCAACTACACACACACTGGATTTGGCGTGATGAAGTGCCCTAAAGGCCGCACATACTTTACCCAACTCTTTTACAGAAAGTAA
- a CDS encoding isoaspartyl peptidase/L-asparaginase family protein produces MIKTLTYFIAIFLFLGCKNGKNDTSSINYPSNDSNKSSKNFGIVIHGGAGTILKENMSDSLETAYMLKLKEAISTGHEILKNGGTSLEAVTQTINILENSPLFNAGKGAVFTHTGANELDASIMDGATLNAGAVAGVKHIKNPIDLARDVMLKSEHVMLYGQGAEEFAQSLGYKMMDTSYFYTQNRYESLQKVLEMEKSKDEKKVSFEDPFIKNSKFGTVGCAALDKNGNLAAGTSTGGMTNKRWNRIGDAPIIGAGTYANNKTCAVSSTGWGEYFIRSVVAYDISALMEYKGMTLQEAASEVIQKKVPALGGDGGIVAIDKDGNVAMEFNTAGMYRATMNSEGELIIKIYKEE; encoded by the coding sequence ATGATTAAAACTTTAACATATTTTATCGCTATTTTTCTGTTTTTAGGTTGTAAAAACGGAAAAAATGACACTTCGTCGATTAATTATCCGTCTAACGACAGCAATAAATCGTCAAAAAACTTTGGAATTGTAATTCACGGAGGTGCCGGAACCATTTTAAAAGAGAATATGAGCGATTCGCTGGAAACCGCTTATATGTTAAAATTGAAAGAAGCAATTAGTACGGGCCACGAAATTTTAAAGAATGGAGGTACTTCTTTAGAGGCCGTTACCCAAACCATAAATATTTTGGAAAACTCTCCTCTATTTAATGCAGGAAAGGGCGCCGTGTTTACCCATACTGGCGCAAATGAATTGGACGCCTCCATAATGGATGGAGCTACATTAAATGCCGGGGCAGTTGCCGGGGTAAAGCATATTAAAAATCCAATAGATTTAGCCCGTGATGTTATGCTAAAAAGTGAACACGTAATGCTGTACGGTCAGGGAGCAGAAGAATTTGCCCAAAGTTTAGGCTATAAAATGATGGATACTTCCTATTTCTATACCCAAAATAGATATGAGTCTTTGCAAAAGGTTTTGGAAATGGAAAAGAGTAAAGACGAAAAGAAGGTTTCTTTTGAAGATCCCTTTATTAAAAATTCAAAATTTGGAACCGTGGGCTGCGCTGCTCTTGACAAAAACGGCAATCTTGCCGCCGGAACTTCAACGGGAGGAATGACAAACAAACGCTGGAACCGCATTGGCGATGCCCCAATTATTGGAGCTGGAACTTACGCGAATAATAAAACCTGTGCAGTTTCTTCAACGGGCTGGGGCGAGTATTTTATCCGTTCTGTTGTTGCTTATGATATTTCGGCGCTGATGGAATATAAAGGAATGACCTTACAGGAAGCCGCTTCCGAAGTTATCCAGAAAAAAGTACCAGCACTGGGTGGTGACGGCGGCATTGTTGCAATTGATAAAGACGGAAATGTAGCGATGGAATTCAACACTGCAGGAATGTATCGCGCCACAATGAATTCTGAAGGTGAATTAATTATTAAAATCTATAAAGAAGAATAA
- a CDS encoding DUF4153 domain-containing protein, with protein sequence MLVKNLLPVAFLSAILFSILFYKQALGLNLLIFEASFVIFLFLTKQVKFSSKIQIVCSVGFLLTAIFTVITHSTFSYIIHFISLLVYVGILSYPYAKSIINIFFISIISIFQSQIEFFRSVTNSKVKGKSFGKTIWKFRIFIIPAVVIFVFVAIYKASNPIFDKLTVNLGSVFQNALDFIFSDIEFLFVLTFLLGLLISNILLFRTKSPSLGENDAKSSDLLIRNRKKNSRSFGTVSLKNELKAALFLLFILNAILLILNITDIYLVWFNFEWDGQTLKQFVHEGTYLLIFSILISIAIVLYFFRGNINFYKKNKLLKKLSYLWLFQNAILAISVGFRNYWYIEYFSLAYKRIGVVLFLILTLYGLYSVFIKIKNSKSGFYLFRTNAMAIYIILVLSSIVNWDTLIAKYNFAHADEAFLHFDYLANLSNKSLPYLDKSFSELMKIENIQKEKFAFETDFMNAKEYYQHIEFKKTVFKKEWESKGFLSWNLPEYIAYNKLFK encoded by the coding sequence ATGTTGGTAAAAAACTTGCTTCCAGTAGCTTTTCTTAGCGCAATACTTTTTTCGATTTTATTTTACAAACAAGCCTTAGGGCTTAATCTTCTTATTTTTGAGGCTTCATTTGTCATTTTTCTATTTCTAACAAAACAGGTTAAGTTTTCCAGTAAAATTCAAATAGTTTGCTCCGTAGGATTTTTATTGACAGCTATTTTTACAGTAATTACCCATTCAACTTTTTCATATATAATACATTTCATATCCTTATTGGTTTATGTTGGAATTCTTAGTTATCCCTATGCAAAATCTATCATAAACATTTTTTTCATTTCAATTATTTCAATCTTTCAATCGCAAATTGAGTTTTTCAGAAGCGTAACAAACTCAAAAGTGAAAGGAAAAAGCTTCGGAAAAACTATATGGAAATTCAGAATTTTTATAATTCCCGCAGTGGTTATTTTTGTTTTTGTAGCAATATACAAGGCTTCAAATCCAATTTTCGACAAACTGACAGTAAACTTGGGAAGCGTGTTTCAAAATGCATTGGACTTTATTTTTAGTGATATTGAATTTCTATTTGTTTTAACTTTTTTACTGGGATTATTGATCAGCAATATTCTTTTATTCAGAACAAAGAGCCCTTCCCTTGGAGAAAATGATGCAAAATCCAGCGATTTATTAATAAGAAATAGAAAGAAAAATTCCAGAAGCTTTGGTACAGTAAGTTTAAAAAATGAATTGAAGGCAGCATTATTTCTGCTTTTCATTTTGAACGCAATTTTATTGATATTGAACATCACAGATATTTACTTGGTTTGGTTCAATTTTGAGTGGGACGGACAAACTTTAAAGCAGTTCGTGCACGAAGGAACTTACCTTTTAATTTTCTCCATTTTAATTTCCATTGCAATTGTTCTTTACTTTTTTAGAGGAAATATTAATTTTTACAAAAAGAATAAATTACTTAAAAAATTGAGCTATTTATGGTTGTTTCAAAACGCAATTTTAGCAATATCGGTAGGCTTTCGCAATTATTGGTATATAGAATATTTTTCGCTGGCATATAAAAGAATTGGGGTTGTACTATTCTTGATTTTGACTTTATATGGACTGTATTCAGTTTTTATAAAAATTAAAAATTCGAAGTCTGGATTTTATCTTTTCCGTACAAACGCAATGGCTATTTATATTATTTTGGTGCTAAGCTCCATCGTTAATTGGGACACTTTGATTGCGAAATATAATTTTGCACATGCAGACGAGGCCTTTTTACATTTTGATTATTTGGCAAATTTGTCAAATAAATCCTTGCCCTATTTAGACAAGTCTTTTTCTGAATTGATGAAGATTGAAAATATCCAAAAAGAAAAATTTGCTTTTGAAACTGATTTTATGAACGCTAAAGAATATTATCAACATATTGAATTCAAAAAAACAGTATTTAAAAAGGAATGGGAATCCAAAGGGTTTCTATCTTGGAATTTGCCTGAATACATTGCTTATAATAAGCTGTTTAAATGA